Below is a genomic region from Pseudomonas extremaustralis.
GGTACGCCGGGTGGCAGTCGCATTATTACCGCGACGTTGCTGACCATCCTCAATGTCATCGACTACAAAATGAACATCCAGGAGGCCGTGGACGCGCCGCGTTTCCACCAGCAGTGGATGCCGGACACCACCAACCTGGAGACCTTCGCGGTCAGCCCGGATACCCAGAAGATCCTCGAAAGCTGGGGCCACAAGTTTGCCGGGCCACAGGACGCCAATCACTTGGCGGCGATCCTGGTGGGCGCGCCGTCGTTGGGGGGTGAGCCGGTCGGTAACAACCGTTTCTACGGGGCCAACGACCCGCGCCGCAATACCGGCCTGTCCCTGGGCTACTGAGGCGCGAGGTGCTGATGCAGGTGGGCCAGGGACAGCGCCAGGCTGTCATGGGATAACTGGATGGCGGCGCCCTCGGCGCTGCCCTGGGCCGCCGGCAACACACGCTCGAACATATGGGTTTCATATGCCTGCACGGCTGCGGAGCCGTCAGGTGTCTGCAGCAGGTGCTGCGCCAGTTCGACAGCATCCAGCATCGCCGCATTCACCCCTTCGCCGCCAAACGGCGACATCAGATGCGCCGCGTCGCCAATCAACGTCAACCCGGGCCGGTGGGACCAGCGATGGCCCACTGGCAAGGCGTGGATGGGCCTGGCCACAACCTGTGGATTGGCCGCCTCAAACAGCGCCAGGATGTCCGGGTGCCAGCCTTTGAATTGGGCTTTCAACGATGACAGTTCGCGCGGAATGGCGGCCCAGTCTATCGGCACTCGGAAGATGGCATAGCCACGCAGATGGGCGTTGGCGTTGCGTTGCACGATGATCGCCCGGGCATCCCCTGCCACTTCCAGTTTGCCGCGGCCGACCAGGCGTGCGATTCGTGGGTGTCGACGGTCGACATCCTCGATGCTGAATTCGATAAAGGTCAGCCCGCTGTATTGCGGCTGGTACGGCGAGAGCAGCGGACGCACCTTTGACCAGGCGCCATCTGCACCGACCACCAGATCGAACGGGCCGTGTGTGCGGGCGTCCTGATGCAGCGTCCAGCGCGCGCCATCGGCGGGGCGGATGGCGTGGATGCCGACGCCCCAGTTCACACACCCTTCAGGCAGAGCGTCCAGCAGAATCTGGCGCAACGCCGTGCGGTCGACTTCCGGTCGATCAGCGGCTGCGGGGTTGGGGTCTTCAAACAGCAGGTGCCCGTGTTGGTCCATCAGCCGCGAGCCTTGGTCCTCGTAGCGCGCGATACGTTGGAAGGCGTGCTCCAGGCCGGCGTGTTGCAGGGCCAGTTGGCCGGATTCGGCGTGCAGATCGAGGGTACCGCCCTGGGGGCGCTCCAGTGGCCCGCGTTCGCGCTCGAACACGCGGACGGTGACGCCATGGCAAGCAAGGATTCGCGCCAGGGTCAATCCGCCGGGGCCGGCGCCGACTATGGCGATACGCAGTTGAGTGGGCATGGAAATTGTCCTTGGCAATGTGTATAGGAGCCTATACATTTGATGCATAGGCTCCTATGGAAAGTCAACGACACGATGAATGTTCAGACCCTTGCCCCAAACCCCATGCAACAGATCGGCCTTGCCCACCGTGGTTTTATTCGACTTTATGAGGGGCGCCTGCGAGCCCTCGGATTTGCGGTGGCGCAGATCCCGGTGCTGGCGGCGCTCAAGCACAGCGAAGGATTGCCGCAGGCCGAGTTGGTACGCATCGCCCGCGTCGAGCAGTCGAGCATGGCGCAATTGCTCGGACGCATGGAGCGCGACGGCATGATTCAGCGCGTGGTCGACCCAGCTGATAAACGCAGCCGACTGATCACCCTGACCGAGTCGGCGCGCGCACGCATGCCGGCGGCTAGGGCGATCATGGAGCAGGGCACCGCGCAGGCATTGGATGGCTTCAGTGCTGAGGATGAGGCGACATTGCTGGCGTTGTTGTTACGGGTGAATGCCAACCTGGAGCGTGCCGGCGAGTAGTTGCTCGACGGCGGCAAACGCGATGGCGCGGCGCGCGGCCCAGTCGCCGCGAATCAGCAGGACGGGCTGTCGATGGTGATTTATCCACGTCAGGCTGTCCTGGAAAAACGCCTGTCGGTCGGCCAATTCCGGCTGGCAGCGCTGGCCGTCTGCCGTCCATTCCACGTCCTCGGGGGACAGCAGCAGGTGCAGGTCGTAGTGGCGGGCCAGCAGTTCGTCGTCGAGCCAGGATGGGTAGTCGCCGAACAGGGTCTGGCTCCATAGCCTGTTGGTCAGCAGGTGCGTGTCGAGGATCAGCAGCCCAGGGCGCTCGGCGCGGGCGGCGTCTTCCCAGGCCAGTTGTCCACGGGCGATGGCCGGGATATCCGCCAACGTGGTGTCACGTTGATGGTGGTCGATGAAATGCCGCACATATTCGCCCACCATCAGCCCGCCAAAGTGCGCTTGCAACTGCGCGGCCAACCAGCTTTTGCCGCTGGATTCGGGCCCGGCCAGCACCACCACCTTCATGGGCGCAACGCCAGGTCGGCGCGCCATTCACGCCAGCCTTGCACGGCGATCACGGTGAACAACCCATAGAGCGCGGCGGTGAGGTAGAGGCCTTTGTAGAGGAACAGCCCGACGAAGATCACATCCACGGCAATCCACAGCGGCCAGCATTGCACGCGTTTCTGCGCCATCCACATCTGCGCCACCAGGCTGAAGCCAGTGAGGGTAGCGTCGAGCCAGGGTTGGGCCGCGTCGGTCCAGTGGGCCATGGCGGCGCCGAGCAGCAGGCTGCCGACCGTGCCGACCATCAGGCTGGCAATGATGGCCGGCCCTCCCAGGCTCGTGACCTGGCGTCCTTGCTGGATTTCACCGCTGCGGGTCCACTGCCACCAGCCATAGACTTGCAACGCGGCGTAGACCACCTGCAGCAACATGTCGGAATAGAGTTTCACGTCGTAGAACACCCAGGTGTAGAGCAGCACCATCGCCAGGCCGATGGGCCAGCACCACGGGTTCTGCTTGACCGTCAGCCACACGGAGACTACCCCCAAGGCGGCGGCGAACAGTTCAAGCTCGGACATGGTGGTTCCTTGGGGGGGCGTCGAAGAGGGCGGCGATTGTAACCAGAGGTGGGCCAATGTGGGAGGGGGCTTGCTCCCGATAGCGGAGTGTCAGCCGACATATGTCTGACTGATGTACCGTCATCGGGAGCAAGCCCCCTCTCACATAGGGCGTTTGACTAAACCTTGAACTGGCGCAACAACCCCTCAAGCTGCTCACTCAACCCGCGCAACTGCGCACTGGCCACGCTCGACTGCTCGGCCGCCAGCGCGGTGCTGTGGGACAAACCGGCCGCCTGGGTGACGTTCTGGTTGATGTCTTCCACCACATGGGCCTGTTGCAAGGTCGCGCTGGCAATCGAGGCGTTCAGGCCGTTGAGGTTGTGCAGGGCCTGGCCGATGGCGGTGAGGCTGGCCCCGGCCTGGCCGGCTTGTTCGATGGTCAGTTGCGAGGCGCTATGGCTGTCGCTGATGACCTTGACCGCCGCTTCGGAGTGACCTTGCAGGCGCTCGATCATCACTTGGATCTCGGCAGTGGATTTTTGCGTGCGCTGGGCCAGCAGGCGTACCTCGTCGGCTACCACGGCAAAGCCGCGGCCTTGTTCGCCGGCGCGTGCCGCTTCGATGGCCGCATTGAGTGCCAGCAGGTTGGTCTGGTCGGCGATGGAGCGGATCACCTCCAGCACGCCACCGATCTGGGTGCTTTCGCTGGACAGGGTGCGGATCACTTCCACAGCCTGGTTGATGGTGTTGGAGAGCTGATCGATCTGTTGCAGGCTGCCGTCGATGTTGACCTGGCCTTGCTGCGCCTGGGCCTGGGCGTCGCGCATTTCACTGGCGGCGTGTTCGGCGTTTTTCGCCACATCCTGCACGCCGTAGGTGACTTCATTGATGGCGGTGGCCACCAATTCCATCTGCTGGGACTGTTGCTGGCTGCGGTCATGGGCCTGGGAGGCGTTAGTGCCCAGTTCCTCGGACGACTTGCCCAATGCCGTGGCGCACACCTGCAATTGGCTGACCACCTGGCGCAGCTTGGCGGTAAAGCTATTGAAGTGTCGCGACAGTTGGGTGACTTCGTCCTGACCGTGGGTGTCGAGGCTGCGGGTCAGGTCGCTTTCGCCGCTGGCGATATTGGCCATGGCATTC
It encodes:
- a CDS encoding FAD-dependent oxidoreductase; translation: MPTQLRIAIVGAGPGGLTLARILACHGVTVRVFERERGPLERPQGGTLDLHAESGQLALQHAGLEHAFQRIARYEDQGSRLMDQHGHLLFEDPNPAAADRPEVDRTALRQILLDALPEGCVNWGVGIHAIRPADGARWTLHQDARTHGPFDLVVGADGAWSKVRPLLSPYQPQYSGLTFIEFSIEDVDRRHPRIARLVGRGKLEVAGDARAIIVQRNANAHLRGYAIFRVPIDWAAIPRELSSLKAQFKGWHPDILALFEAANPQVVARPIHALPVGHRWSHRPGLTLIGDAAHLMSPFGGEGVNAAMLDAVELAQHLLQTPDGSAAVQAYETHMFERVLPAAQGSAEGAAIQLSHDSLALSLAHLHQHLAPQ
- a CDS encoding MarR family winged helix-turn-helix transcriptional regulator, whose translation is MHRLLWKVNDTMNVQTLAPNPMQQIGLAHRGFIRLYEGRLRALGFAVAQIPVLAALKHSEGLPQAELVRIARVEQSSMAQLLGRMERDGMIQRVVDPADKRSRLITLTESARARMPAARAIMEQGTAQALDGFSAEDEATLLALLLRVNANLERAGE
- a CDS encoding AAA family ATPase encodes the protein MKVVVLAGPESSGKSWLAAQLQAHFGGLMVGEYVRHFIDHHQRDTTLADIPAIARGQLAWEDAARAERPGLLILDTHLLTNRLWSQTLFGDYPSWLDDELLARHYDLHLLLSPEDVEWTADGQRCQPELADRQAFFQDSLTWINHHRQPVLLIRGDWAARRAIAFAAVEQLLAGTLQVGIHP
- the pnuC gene encoding nicotinamide riboside transporter PnuC encodes the protein MSELELFAAALGVVSVWLTVKQNPWCWPIGLAMVLLYTWVFYDVKLYSDMLLQVVYAALQVYGWWQWTRSGEIQQGRQVTSLGGPAIIASLMVGTVGSLLLGAAMAHWTDAAQPWLDATLTGFSLVAQMWMAQKRVQCWPLWIAVDVIFVGLFLYKGLYLTAALYGLFTVIAVQGWREWRADLALRP
- a CDS encoding methyl-accepting chemotaxis protein — encoded protein: MNSLRNMSISRRLWLILLVAVLMLLALGLLMLKQIHGDLYQAKRLQTQHVVQTASGILTFYHSLETSGVMTREAAQKQALSAVRVMRYDHDDYFWINDFTPVMIMHPINPKLEGQNLSSIRDPDGVAIFNEFASVAKTKGSGIVNYRWPKPGADAPVEKTSYIQLFEPWGWIIGSGVYVDDVQAEFNVQVWKASGIGLVIAVIMTLLVSLIVRSIVRPLQAAVNAMANIASGESDLTRSLDTHGQDEVTQLSRHFNSFTAKLRQVVSQLQVCATALGKSSEELGTNASQAHDRSQQQSQQMELVATAINEVTYGVQDVAKNAEHAASEMRDAQAQAQQGQVNIDGSLQQIDQLSNTINQAVEVIRTLSSESTQIGGVLEVIRSIADQTNLLALNAAIEAARAGEQGRGFAVVADEVRLLAQRTQKSTAEIQVMIERLQGHSEAAVKVISDSHSASQLTIEQAGQAGASLTAIGQALHNLNGLNASIASATLQQAHVVEDINQNVTQAAGLSHSTALAAEQSSVASAQLRGLSEQLEGLLRQFKV